In one Drosophila pseudoobscura strain MV-25-SWS-2005 chromosome X, UCI_Dpse_MV25, whole genome shotgun sequence genomic region, the following are encoded:
- the LOC4812900 gene encoding uncharacterized protein yields MTAAGAVSLRMLLLCAAALLTVAPAAEAISRPLPPYVGLPTQDGLTHLFLNSRVTRRDPMASVACFGGYIGESNQIAEIYSANYSTCAKEAQNSRKGIDSDFIPTRRTIERSAGRVCEDLRKCNSINGTLDSFNCHATVGSNNTVATYSISGNASESASLLQERYRVVELSHEQCIHKAERRYVESTATNYNYLQACLDGRVKPKPMPVPVPESTTSTSTTTTTTTTTTTEAPTTEPPTEGPPFNVEDQFKQLLNLLN; encoded by the exons ATGACTGCTGCCGGCGCCGTCTCCctgcggatgctgctgctctgtgCAGCCGCCCTCCTGACTGTGGCTCCTGCCGCGGAGGCCATCAGCCGGCCCCTGCCGCCGTACGTGGGTCTGCCCACGCAGGACGGCCTCACGCATCTGTTCCTCAACTCCCGGGTGACGCGGCGCGACCCCATGGCCTCGGTGGCCTGCTTCGGCGGCTACATCGGCGAGTCCAACCAGATCGCAGAGATCTACAGCGCGAACTACAGCACCTGTGCCAAGGAGGCGCAGAACTCGCGCAAGGGCATCGACAGCGACTTCATACCCACTCGCCGGACCATCGAGCGCTCGGCGGGCAGGGTGTGCGAGGACCTGAGGAAGTGCAACAGCATCAATGGCACCCTCGACTCCTTCAACTGTCATGCCACCGTG GGCTCCAACAACACCGTGGCCACGTACAGCATCTCGGGGAACGCCTCGGAGTCCGCCAGCCTGCTGCAGGAGCGCTACCGTGTCGTGGAGCTCTCCCACGAGCAGTGCATCCACAAGGCCGAGCGGCGCTACGTGGAGTCCACCGCCACCAACTACAACTATCTGCAGGCCTGTCTGGATGGCCGCGTGAAGCCCAAGcccatgcccgtgcccgtgcccgagTCCACCACGAGCACctccacgaccacgaccaccaccaccaccacgaccACGGAGGCGCCCACCACGGAGCCACCCACCGAGGGGCCGCCCTTCAACGTGGAGGATCAGTTTAAGCAGCTTTTAAACTTGTTAAACTAA
- the Cyp4d20 gene encoding probable cytochrome P450 4d20, whose amino-acid sequence MLLLTLAFGALAVLLTWDFVRKRQRAATLERSKISGPLSLPVLGNGLQALDLGAENIVDWVEESFRLYGKTFRMWILGESLIYTKDLKYFEAILGSTTLLQKGQLYKFLRPFLNDGLLLSVGKKWHARRKVFTNAFHFNVLGHYVDIMDRQAAVMVEKLRGVADGETTVDMLPYVSLAALDVITEAAMGVQVNAQSDSEFPYVQALKSVVYIQSDRMFRFLQRYDWLFRLTCPVLRSKLLKDVRVMHDFTDKVIRERRAAVEQAKADGSYRPLSLGDPEVGRKSQMALLDILLQATIEGQPLSDADIREEVDTFMFEGDDTTSSGVSFALYAIARHPQVQARIYRELLQVLGRDPSTPVTQAKLQELKYLDCVIRETLRLYPAVPAVGRYTSKEIQIGGQTIPAHTSIYLVLYFAHREAEFFPDPLAFKPERFLDRADSEDRETFAYLPFSAGPKNCIGQKFAMLEMKALVSKVLRYYELLPRGPEVKPMMNFILRSSSGMNVGLRPRRSS is encoded by the exons atgctgctgctgaccctCGCCTTTGGAGCTCTGGCAGTGCTCCTCACCTGGGACTTTGTGCGCAAGCGCCAACGTGCTGCGACCCTCGAGCGGTCGAAGATCTCTGGGCCCCTGTCGCTGCCTGTCCTGGGGAATGGCCTGCAGGCCCTGGACCTGGGCGCAGAGA ACATCGTCGATTGGGTGGAGGAATCCTTTCGTTTGTATGGCAAAACATTCCGCATGTGGATCCTCGGCGAGTCGCTGATCTACACCAAGGACCTGAAGTACTTTGAGGCCATTCTGGGCAGCACCACGCTCCTGCAGAAGGGGCAGCTCTACAAGTTCCTGCGCCCCTTCCTCAACGATGGCCTGCTCCTGAGTGTGGGCAAAAAGTGGCACGCGCGGCGCAAGGTCTTCACGAACGCCTTCCACTTCAATGTCCTCGGCCATTACGTGGATATCATGGACAGGCAGGCTGCCGTGATGGTGGAGAAGCTCCGGGGGGTGGCCGATGGCGAGACGACGGTGGACATGCTGCCTTACGTCTCGCTGGCAGCCCTAGATGTCATAACAG AGGCCGCCATGGGGGTGCAAGTGAATGCCCAGAGCGACTCCGAGTTCCCCTACGTTCAGGCACTCAAGAG TGTCGTGTACATCCAGAGCGATCGCATGTTCAGGTTCCTGCAGCGCTACGACTGGCTCTTCCGTCTCACCTGCCCCGTGCTGCGCAGCAAGCTGCTGAAGGATGTCCGCGTCATGCACGACTTCACCGACAAGGTCATACGCGAGCGGCGCGCCGCCGTGGAGCAGGCAAAGGCCGACGGCAGCTACAGGCCGCTGA GTCTGGGGGACCCCGAGGTGGGTCGCAAGTCCCAAATGGCGCTGCTGGACATCCTCCTGCAGGCCACCATCGAGGGGCAGCCCTTGAGCGACGCCGATATACGCGAGGAGGTGGACACTTTCATGTTCGAGGGCGACGacaccaccagcagcggcGTCTCCTTCGCCCTGTACGCCATCGCGAGGCATCCGCAAGTGCAGGCGAGGATCTACCGAGAACTTCTGCAAGTGCTGGGCAGGGATCCGTCGACTCCCGTCACCCAAGCGAAGCTCCAGGAGCTCAAGTATCTCGACTGCGTGATCAGGGAGACCTTGAGACTGTACCCGGCCGTGCCGGCCGTCGGCAGATACACCTCGAAGGAGATACAGATCGGCGGACAGACGATACCCGCCCATACGAGCATCTACCTGGTGCTCTACTTTGCCCATCGCGAGGCGGAGTTCTTCCCCGATCCGCTGGCCTTCAAGCCGGAGAGGTTTCTCGATCGGGCGGACTCCGAGGACCGGGAGACGTTTGCCTATCTGCCGTTCAGTGCGGGGCCCAAGAACTGCATCGGCCAGAAGTTTGCGATGCTCGAGATGAAGGCGCTGGTCAGCAAGGTTCTGCGGTACTACGAGCTGCTCCCCAGGGGACCGGAGGTCAAGCCCATGATGAACTTCATCCTGCGCTCGTCCTCTGGCATGAACGTGGGCCTGAGGCCCCGAAGAAGCTCATAG